The nucleotide window AGCAATCAGAAATCCACTGAAATCACCGGTACTTTCGGCGGAGCTGTCACAATACTCCCCGGCACTGCCAGCGAAATCGCCCTGACTGTTGCTGCCGCCTATCTGGGTACCGGTAAAGGCTGGACATTCACCGCTACACAAACAGCCGGACAGATCAGCCTGATAGAACTGTTTACCTTTTATCTGCCTCCGGCCTGGAAACCGGATACCAGCCAGTTTGATATTGCCATCAATGGCCTCGGTATCACCATTGCGACCATTACCAACTCCTGGATGTTCACCGGGAAAACGGCCACGCCTATACGTATTCCCGGCCTCAATATCGACATCAACCTGATACTGACAGCCGGTTACAACGGAGGCCCCAAACCGGAAGAAATTGGTTACTTCGGCGCCCTCAGCGCTGAAGTCAAATGGCAGAACATCGCCCTCACGGTATTCTATAATTTCAAACCCGGCTATACCTCCTATGGCATCCGCTGGGGCAAGCTGGAAGGAAAGATCGAAAACAAGAACGGAAAACAGATAGCTACCCTTTCGTTTACAGAATCCACCACCATCGGCAGTATCGTGGAACTGATGATAGGATGGGCTACCGGCTCTACCTTCACGCTGAGCTCTCCCTGGAATATCCTCAATGCCATACCACTCAACAACCTGTCTCTCGAATATAATTTCACAGACAAACAAGTGGGCATCAATGTAAACATTGGTCCTATTGAAATGGGCTTTGCCAGAATTGAAGCGATTAAGGTGACCTATAAATCCAATCAGCCCAATCCCGAAGATAATGGTGTGATCGTAGAGCTCACAGGCTCTTTCCGCTGGCAGGACGATCCCAAAAAACCACTGGGCTGGGATGCTGCCCGCCCGGAAACCACGCCGGCACCGCAAGGACAGGGCAACAAATACCTCGACCTGCGCCTCCTCGCCATGGGACAACATGTTACACTCCCCTGCTTTGCTTCAGCAGAGAATGTACAGATGGCCATTGCCTGCATGAAACAACTACCCAAACCTGATAATAATAACATCACCATTCCGCCGGTAACCCTCGATGCCAACAGCTCCTGGATCACCGGTATGGACTTTGGCATCCTGCGTTTTGGCGATGACAAAAAAGATAATGGCGCCCCTCCCGCCAAAACCGGTTATCTGCTCACCATGCAGATCATCTTCAATGATCCTAACCTGTACGCACTGAGGATCAAACTCGATGGCGAAGCCGCCAAAGTGTTCCAGGGTCTGGACTTCCAGATCATGTATAAAAAAGTGACGGATACGATCGGATTATACAAAGCCGAAATAGCCCTGCCCGACAAGATGCGTTTTATCCGCATGGGGCAGTTCAATATCACCTTGCCTATATTCGGTATAGAATATTATACTAATGGTGATTTTCAGGTAGATCTTGGTTTTCCCTGGAAAGCCGATTTCTCCCGTTCCTTTTCCTTCCAGGCGCTCATCTGGACACCCATCGGTATACCCATTCCCGTGATGGGTTCTGTGGGTATCTATTTCGGTAAACTGTCCAGCGCCACTACAAACAGAGTACCCAAAACCGATGACGGCACATTCAACCCTGTACTCGTATTTGGGTTCGGGATACAGTTCGGGCTGGGATACAGCTTTGATGCCGGTATCCTGAAAGCAGGATTCAGTCTCACACTCGTGGCTATTGTGGAAGGCCTGCTGGCCAAGTTCAACCCATACAGCCTTACCGCAGGCGGTGGCACCACCGATCAGCTGGAAACCAGTTATTACTTTAAGGTAACCGGTACCGTGGGCATTATCGGCAAGTTGTTCGGTACCGTGGACTTTGCCATCATCAAAGCAGAGGTAAACGTAGACATCCGTATACTGGCATCTTTCACCTTTGCTCCATACGAAGATATTCTGCTGAATCTTTCAGCATCGGTGGATATCTCAGTATCTATATCCATCAATCTTGGTCTCTTCAAAATCAAGATCAGCTTCAGCTTCTCCGCGAAAATATCTCAGACCGTTAAGGTCAAAGGTATTGGTGGCACACCACCCTGGCGTATTGCATCCACCAATGGCACCGTGTTGCTGGCCAACCGCCGTATCCGTGTACGTCAGGCCCGCATGCTGCAAAGTGTGGTTACCCTTAACTGGCGTAATCTCACAGCCGCCACCGTTCCTTATAAGCTGACTGCGTATCTTGGTCTGGGCCTTACCATGGCCGGCGATCAGGCTACCCAGGTATCACAGCAACTGGCCTGTTATGTAGCCATGTTGTTTATCCAGTCAGTACCTGGTCCTGAAAGAGAAACCAAGGTTGCCGCCGCTGCCGGAGACACTTCTTTTGAAACACTGGCAAAAATGGTGTTCCGCTGGGTAGTAGCAGCCATGCAGCCTGCACCCGTATCACCGGAACAGGTAGACGAACTGCTCATCCATATCACCGATCTGCAACAGGTGCTGGCTATTCTGAACGATCCTGATACCACTGCCGCCTTCAGCAACGATGACATCAGTTATTTCCTGAAGAGCAGGTTCAACATGGAAATATCTCCTGCTACAGGCGACCAGGAAACAGATGCTACCTACTTCCCGCTGGCACCCGATATGAAACTTTCCCTGCCGGCCTATGGCAGCGGCTATCCGGAATTAAGCTATACGTTTGAAGAATACAACAAAACATCTTCCGACTACCGTAAATTCCTGCGTAACTACTTCGACCAGCTGGCGGTAAACGCCAGGAAGGAAAGCGACCGGACAGCCTTGCTGGCGCTGAATGACGCCAACAGTCCATCGATGGGCAGCTTCGTATTTAATGATTATTTCCTGATGATCTCCAGACAGATCATTCAGACAGCCATCGATTCACTGCAGGAATTCAAATATTTACTGAAAGACACCCAATCTGTACAGGATATTATCAATACCATCAACAGAGGCGCCGGTCTTTCCGGTAGCGAGTCTTTCACCGTAGAAGAGCTGTTTGCAGACAACAACACGGTAGTGCTGAATGCAAACAAAAAAATCGTCATCAGCGGAGCCACTTATCTGGTGCAGGCAAAAGATACATTTAACAGTATTGCCGGCAACAGTAACTTCGCCGGTTCCTTCACTGGTGCGGCACTTGCCACGCTTAATCAGGCTATCGACAATACTTTAAATCCCGGTGTAGTGATCAGCTATCCCGGTAAAGATCCTTATGTGGTATTGCCCAGCCAGTCGCTCAACGCGGTTGCAGCCGCGATGAAGATTTCCACCGCAGATCTTATCAGCAAAGGTGGTGTACCTGGTCTGGCTGATCTGCCTTTACCAGTGGCTACACTGCTGCTGCCGGACTTTACCTATACTACCCAGGCCGGTGATACGCTGCAAAGCATTGCCGCTAAATTCCACCTGGACCCTGTCCTGCTGGCCGCTCCGGCAGCCAACAGCCAGATAGTGGCCCTGTTCGACAGCAGCACTACGCCTGCTTTGGACATCGCCAACCTCACACGCTATAAAGTGGGAGACCTCCTGCAGGAAATACAGGACACCCGCGGCTTACAGCAGTTGTCCGGTATGACGTCCAGGTATTATATGGCCGGTTTACGTTTACCCACCAGTGGTATCACACCGGAGAAAAAAGGTATGTGGGTTAGCGGAGACCAGGGCAGCTACCAACTGCCTGACTTTGCAGGGCTTTACGCATTAACAGGCCAGCAATTCCCTATCCCCGGCCTCAACAGCACCGATGCATTTGATATCAGCATGCTGAAGAATGGTGTTGACTGGATCAGCTTCACCGGAACAGATCCGCAAAAACTGACCATCTCCATCAAACCCAACAGCGATGAAGCCAAACAGATAACGCTGGTCAAAAACTATGCTATTGCCAATAAACTGCAGACAGGCATGGTGTTTAACGGCACAGAAGGCATGTTCAACACGAAAAAAGCCACCTGGTCGTTTACCACCGAAATTGTATGGAGTGCCGCCTCTCTTTTCAGCATGCCTTATAGCATACAGCCTCCGGGCACACCAGGTATGCAGTTATGGATGATGCCCGACCCGCTGATGGAACTACCGGACCCGGATACACGAAAAATAAATCCCCGGATAGCCATGAAGATCGGGGAATATAATGATGCGCTGAGAGGCATGGTAGACACACCACTGACAGCATATGGATATGCATCTGTAGTAGCCTTTACGGTGAAACAGGTACCGGTCAACATTGCCGCCCCCGCTACCCAAACCACCTATGAAGTAATGGGAGCCGATGGCAACAGTGCCAATATACTGGAACGTATCGTGAGTGGTGTCGGTAATAACAATCAAAAGATCCATTCTCTGATACTTGCCTATAGTGCAGACCCCAACAGCACCACGGCCAACGGTATACAAACAGACAATGCCGCTGCCATCACCATGGGGCTGGCACAGGTAAACCTGTCTACTGATACCCGGCCGGACACAACGCTGCTCACCCGCAAACTGAGCCTGGGCCCCAGTGACAACATGACGCTGCTGAATGATAAAACAGGCTTCATCCGGCTGCTATGGGAAGCTTCCATTACCAGGGCCGGCGGATTCTATCTGTATTACTACAACAGCGACAATAACAGCGGTCTGCCGGACAGGATCTTCAATGACAAAGGAGAAGCCGCATTATCACTGATAGTACTATACGAAAAAGAAGCGGATACCAACACACAGAATACAGTCACCAATTACATGAATGCCGTGGTGACTACTCAAAGCATAGATCCCAACAGGGCGGTATTGTACGCAGAAGCAAACCCGGTGGCCAATCTCAGCATTGCTGCCGACAAGGTACAGACACTCGCACTGTTATCTCAGGCATATTATGCCAATGCGGCAACATTGGCGAAAGACAACGACCGGCTGTTATTAAGACAGATCATCCGGATCCTGGTAACAGCAGGCACCTATGAAGTAGGGCCCGATGCACCTGGCGGCGGCCTCAGCTCCATTGCTGCTTTCTTCGGTACTACAGTCGATGCTATCAAGGCAGCCAACCCTGCACAGCAAAACTGGCCGGACCCGCTGCCCATGTATACGGCCATTTACCTGCCCGCCATCACTGTTTCAGTCAATATCAATATGACCCTCGCTGATATCGTTCACAAGTATGGTGTAAACCTTACTTCCCTGGCTAACAGCAACAGTGATGTAGCAGGTCTGTTTGCAGACAACCAGCAGATAAAAATCAACAGTGGTCCATTCATCACCTCCTCCACAGTACCACAAGGCGTGATCAGCTGGCAGTCTGTAAGGCCCAAACCAGCGGACATTCCGGACAATCTCAATGCACCCGACTACGGCAGGATCTTCCTGCTGAATATGTTCAGCCTGTTGTCTTACCAGGTATATGCCAACGTATATTTTGAAGAGAGTAAGCTGGGACTGCCCGCCAATCCGGCTACGCCACAGGACGAACAGCAAACACTGTCCAAGGTAAGAACACCCAGGCTGCTGGCCGAAGGAGAAGACTGGTTATTTAATGTACAGGTGCCTTACAGCCAGTTCACCAAAAAGGCGATGGCTAATCTGGCTGCAGGCCTCCCCGATGCCAGCCAGAGCCCCTATAAAGGTTTGGGCAATCTGCTTCAGATAGATTTTGCATGGCAGGACCTGTATGGTAACCGGCTCATTACCGAGCTTTCCAATCCTGCTGCCGGTGCCGCCACACCATTAAACCGGCCACCGGTGATCACAGGTTACAATGATGCCCTGCTGGCATTAACCCAATGGCCATCCGTATCATCAGTATACAATGTGCAGAAGGTCCCCAACACCTCACAACCTGCAATCCTGTTGGCGCTGACCTTCGATGCCAGCGTATACCAAGGCATGATCAGCGCTTCGGCCATCAGCAGCACTGTTATCAAAGCGGTGTTTACACAGCCGCTGGATAAAGTATCTGCCGAAACGAAAGATCGCTACCAGCTGGACCATGGCATCACAGTCGTGAGTGCCGTACTCGACACGGATCAGGTGACTGTTACCCTCACCGTGAGCAACATCCCTGAAAAAACACCGGTACAACTCAGCATCAACAATATCACCGATCAAAGCGGTCAGCTTACCTTCCAGGGCACGGCCACATTCTTCCATCCTTCCGATGCAGGCGCTTCCACGTCCTCCATCCGCGACAAGGCAGCGGGAGATCTGCAAACCTACACCCAGCTATGGTATCAACTCACCGACCCTGCGGGTATCCGTTACCGTGTGATCACCAGCATGACAGAAGAAATGTTTGTACTCGGTACCAGCGACGTCACATCGCTGGTAGACGGATGGCTTGCAGACATCTGGAAGTTTGTCAATGACCGCGCACAGGCACAGACCAATGTAGCACCTCCTTCCGCTGCACACAACATCCTGTTGCCGATGAACACCAGCAAGCTGAATAAAGCAGAAACCTATCCGTTGCAACTCAGCTTTACCATTGAACGCACCGGTGGTGTAGTGATGGGTGATCTCTCTACTACCGGTAATATCCGGCTGGTGAGCAGTGTGCTGTCACCGTTTGCAGGTAAAGCCGGTGACCTGGCTGCAGGCCTCGCTGAATTTGCAGCGAGCTTCGAAGCCGCCATGCAGCAGACGGGTGTATATCAACTCAAAGTGGCCGCAGGCACAGACCGGGAAGCCAGTCTCACCAACGCCGCTGGCAACCAGTTATGGGTAGTAAGGCTTGGCCTGAACAAGGATACCAGCATCTCCTACTCCATCAATCAAAAAACACCACCGCTGCTCTTCGCACCTAAGCCGGTGTCTACACAGCTCCAGACCAGAAACGCGGTACCCATATGGGACTTCAACCCCGACAAGGGAATCAACTTCAATGCTCCGCCAGACAGAACACTGGACTTTTCCGGCATTGATATGGACGTATGGACCCAGAGCGTTTTCGGAGACATAGATAACCTGCTGACATCGGAATATGTGGCAGCGATACAACTGGTAGATAATCAGCAACAGGGGACTTTCCTGCAGACCATGCTGGACAACAAATCAGCCCTCGCAAACCTGGTAAAATCATGGATGACCTTTGTCTTTGAAGGGGAATCCGGCAGCCAGCTGGAGATACAGGAAGCATTCCGGCAACAGCTGCTGGTAAGGTTAAGTAATGCGTATACCGTAAAAGCCGGCGTTCAATATGCTGCTACGGTAGTAGCCGGTGACTTCCGCCTCTTCTTTGTAAACATCGATCCGAAAACAACCAATACCATCCTTGTACAATTTACAAGCGACATCAGTAAAACGGTAGCGGAAGATATATCGAACTATCAACTGACTGGTGGCCTTAAGGTAGTAACAGCAACAGCAGATACGCAGAATGCACAGTTTGTGACTTTACAACTAAGCGCGCTGCCTGTGGCCGGCACTACGCAGTTATCGGTAAAATCCACTTACACCAGTGCAGGAGGAGCTGTCATTACCGGTCCGCTTACGATGACGGTAAGTGCCGGCGCCGCAGCCACACCTTCCCTGATGGGTAATGTGATACAGGTATTCCGGCTACTCGGTGCCGTTAAGAATGCGGAAGATCCGAAGAAGCTGCTGCTGTTCTTCTCTGAAGTACCGGATCCATCCTACGCCACCAACCCTGCCAAATATGTGGTAAGCGGAATAACCGTTAATTCCGCCATGGTAGATCCAGGCAATGCACAGATAGTAGTACTGCTCTTAGCTGCAGAGCCGATCGTTGGAGAAACAATGGTCAATGTGCTGACGCCCTACCTCGATACCAACGGCGATGAATTAATGCCTCGGAAAGATACTGTGGTAACCGCTGAGATTGA belongs to Chitinophaga sp. HK235 and includes:
- a CDS encoding LysM peptidoglycan-binding domain-containing protein, whose protein sequence is MISEEIDNLSEASDNSNSEVFQLLLDDIQEFLNQQTEIRILITGSRNYGHQASCVNIVKRLVSISSNVLYSFCLYYRSQEEKRILISVLQLLMPQFTALDQPFKLLANNNTNNVQVIDIMTNVPQEIYFGLTGGFDEHERNDQLEAVRACRVEYFMQLQPYMWYTGDEEFIVVKTETAHQMDAYARQRGVFLHRSSYFCPIPITLSPFDIQVLTNSPYQEKLQIVQYLAGRIDTNALNLCSVYGIGTLGESAGPLYNMCASISYAQDAEDLEPNVKLPCVVLLFQEIELVQWTTCQRLVNQQWNLLAGTDKPSEPFKAFHRKYKINQRVLFLGGPDNILSLNIVQQQVNTLQNGQTLIIYFGKAPQVLFDYCYYKSTFPPFCEGQATAATVFNFGCPFFKYSKGQQDIRIDYPTLPLSRDDSSAGAESRRESSAALYCCPSQWRQEEGYGEDNDAPVEFFPVIEISSIIVAAFDEDDDPFFSALGEFFNDQENDKLLLGLDIVLRILGKRKVDFNTKLLRADDNSKLIELYAKLEGQTTVDLPTVLGPGFLTNWLVKAGNFGTVVVNSATSAINDDKTQVTLDGQTSSFTFPGLTANFIFTENKEQLALAFTLQFPGLNFSGAQWFQFPNNSTVSMTLDPTALLPAQGKLSTTLKAGITMTVSLTIPCNKGVWAMQTVFADDMPDLNDIFQFVGGINLRALLPAQLGAITAIKLNSLGFQYNYNTNTLEDISMAASTPDTATWKLVPGVELRKLSMNIGVANPGDLKKRKAIYGLGGIFGIGDGTVSVAARFPPVRITGQMAPNSKPIAIKTIIADYLGEDFATALPASIRDIAIIELVFGLDQAAGSYNFAMGVAANWTIPVAGVDIFTITQLSFSISAVSQLIDNDSTASAMALAVSNQKSTEITGTFGGAVTILPGTASEIALTVAAAYLGTGKGWTFTATQTAGQISLIELFTFYLPPAWKPDTSQFDIAINGLGITIATITNSWMFTGKTATPIRIPGLNIDINLILTAGYNGGPKPEEIGYFGALSAEVKWQNIALTVFYNFKPGYTSYGIRWGKLEGKIENKNGKQIATLSFTESTTIGSIVELMIGWATGSTFTLSSPWNILNAIPLNNLSLEYNFTDKQVGINVNIGPIEMGFARIEAIKVTYKSNQPNPEDNGVIVELTGSFRWQDDPKKPLGWDAARPETTPAPQGQGNKYLDLRLLAMGQHVTLPCFASAENVQMAIACMKQLPKPDNNNITIPPVTLDANSSWITGMDFGILRFGDDKKDNGAPPAKTGYLLTMQIIFNDPNLYALRIKLDGEAAKVFQGLDFQIMYKKVTDTIGLYKAEIALPDKMRFIRMGQFNITLPIFGIEYYTNGDFQVDLGFPWKADFSRSFSFQALIWTPIGIPIPVMGSVGIYFGKLSSATTNRVPKTDDGTFNPVLVFGFGIQFGLGYSFDAGILKAGFSLTLVAIVEGLLAKFNPYSLTAGGGTTDQLETSYYFKVTGTVGIIGKLFGTVDFAIIKAEVNVDIRILASFTFAPYEDILLNLSASVDISVSISINLGLFKIKISFSFSAKISQTVKVKGIGGTPPWRIASTNGTVLLANRRIRVRQARMLQSVVTLNWRNLTAATVPYKLTAYLGLGLTMAGDQATQVSQQLACYVAMLFIQSVPGPERETKVAAAAGDTSFETLAKMVFRWVVAAMQPAPVSPEQVDELLIHITDLQQVLAILNDPDTTAAFSNDDISYFLKSRFNMEISPATGDQETDATYFPLAPDMKLSLPAYGSGYPELSYTFEEYNKTSSDYRKFLRNYFDQLAVNARKESDRTALLALNDANSPSMGSFVFNDYFLMISRQIIQTAIDSLQEFKYLLKDTQSVQDIINTINRGAGLSGSESFTVEELFADNNTVVLNANKKIVISGATYLVQAKDTFNSIAGNSNFAGSFTGAALATLNQAIDNTLNPGVVISYPGKDPYVVLPSQSLNAVAAAMKISTADLISKGGVPGLADLPLPVATLLLPDFTYTTQAGDTLQSIAAKFHLDPVLLAAPAANSQIVALFDSSTTPALDIANLTRYKVGDLLQEIQDTRGLQQLSGMTSRYYMAGLRLPTSGITPEKKGMWVSGDQGSYQLPDFAGLYALTGQQFPIPGLNSTDAFDISMLKNGVDWISFTGTDPQKLTISIKPNSDEAKQITLVKNYAIANKLQTGMVFNGTEGMFNTKKATWSFTTEIVWSAASLFSMPYSIQPPGTPGMQLWMMPDPLMELPDPDTRKINPRIAMKIGEYNDALRGMVDTPLTAYGYASVVAFTVKQVPVNIAAPATQTTYEVMGADGNSANILERIVSGVGNNNQKIHSLILAYSADPNSTTANGIQTDNAAAITMGLAQVNLSTDTRPDTTLLTRKLSLGPSDNMTLLNDKTGFIRLLWEASITRAGGFYLYYYNSDNNSGLPDRIFNDKGEAALSLIVLYEKEADTNTQNTVTNYMNAVVTTQSIDPNRAVLYAEANPVANLSIAADKVQTLALLSQAYYANAATLAKDNDRLLLRQIIRILVTAGTYEVGPDAPGGGLSSIAAFFGTTVDAIKAANPAQQNWPDPLPMYTAIYLPAITVSVNINMTLADIVHKYGVNLTSLANSNSDVAGLFADNQQIKINSGPFITSSTVPQGVISWQSVRPKPADIPDNLNAPDYGRIFLLNMFSLLSYQVYANVYFEESKLGLPANPATPQDEQQTLSKVRTPRLLAEGEDWLFNVQVPYSQFTKKAMANLAAGLPDASQSPYKGLGNLLQIDFAWQDLYGNRLITELSNPAAGAATPLNRPPVITGYNDALLALTQWPSVSSVYNVQKVPNTSQPAILLALTFDASVYQGMISASAISSTVIKAVFTQPLDKVSAETKDRYQLDHGITVVSAVLDTDQVTVTLTVSNIPEKTPVQLSINNITDQSGQLTFQGTATFFHPSDAGASTSSIRDKAAGDLQTYTQLWYQLTDPAGIRYRVITSMTEEMFVLGTSDVTSLVDGWLADIWKFVNDRAQAQTNVAPPSAAHNILLPMNTSKLNKAETYPLQLSFTIERTGGVVMGDLSTTGNIRLVSSVLSPFAGKAGDLAAGLAEFAASFEAAMQQTGVYQLKVAAGTDREASLTNAAGNQLWVVRLGLNKDTSISYSINQKTPPLLFAPKPVSTQLQTRNAVPIWDFNPDKGINFNAPPDRTLDFSGIDMDVWTQSVFGDIDNLLTSEYVAAIQLVDNQQQGTFLQTMLDNKSALANLVKSWMTFVFEGESGSQLEIQEAFRQQLLVRLSNAYTVKAGVQYAATVVAGDFRLFFVNIDPKTTNTILVQFTSDISKTVAEDISNYQLTGGLKVVTATADTQNAQFVTLQLSALPVAGTTQLSVKSTYTSAGGAVITGPLTMTVSAGAAATPSLMGNVIQVFRLLGAVKNAEDPKKLLLFFSEVPDPSYATNPAKYVVSGITVNSAMVDPGNAQIVVLLLAAEPIVGETMVNVLTPYLDTNGDELMPRKDTVVTAEIDVSHRTEGINITSARLNLKNSNAVPLPFLVTAPQLIRNDAGAVISYIDLDTVFSGSSIEHQIAYLPNIADYRASSWLNFMDIPASLQADLGTARVPMILRAFPVAPAMTDQTGDYLVKNNTDLSDILFWSYNIHYSRNFHYPQDEIFFTVSFNVIEDEQSRLAAMQDAFAELAEFITVYPQIAVVFSDVLMKIDAATTDVTAFQRSAVALKSFNTMTGRIIQAASANGLSIFNAQGVLYNATEVYQFRLQEGTGTVGTFTDILVITITGLPASGMDKPKVMIPGFKTEVYPGDPLPDSISYYFEANGKPLDAATGQTISARTVQLPLLNLFAKQNIRTVAEMKRNNELVPGRPTAPDFIYTTGEVGFTDIFNPLLEYNLSVDIATATGSKQKTTLKGQLQSLFDVLLKNNKQDLLSFLMTCSYAYQLNSDISELSGVQLPVVMQPLQTIRVIPQAGNDTFKSLDAMIDNWTNSIKLWAQTHQPDIINGVLFFKLSVFSNLNEDVTTVRTLPLLRMGGLFLSLNDVTDWPS